A region of Takifugu rubripes chromosome 6, fTakRub1.2, whole genome shotgun sequence DNA encodes the following proteins:
- the LOC101061036 gene encoding BCL2/adenovirus E1B 19 kDa protein-interacting protein 3: MSLSGSHTPEDGLYGSWVELEELIAAVSRRESLTGPEDSITSTLQGELERILLEAQLECERNRDSPPQAGTPQSTGSQRPASDQDSDCVPIQEEADRRGDADWVWDWSSRPENIPPKEFVFQHPKQQRSLSIRKTEVMKRGLFSSDVLLVLGPSLLASHLLTLGVGIYIGKRLAASTSSTL, encoded by the exons GCTCCTGGGtcgagctggaggagctgatcgCGGCCGTGAGCCGCAGGGAGAGCCTGACGGGGCCGGAGGACAGTATCACCTCCACCCTGCAGGGGGAGCTAGAGAGGATTCTATTGGAGGCGCAGCTGGAGTGTGAGAGGAATAGAGACAG TCCTCCACAGGCGGGGACTCCACAGTCCACTGGTTCGCAAAGACCAGCCAGTGATCAGGACAGCGACTGTGTGCCCATACAG GAGGAAGCGGATCGGCGAGGGGACGCTGACTGGGTGTGGGACTGGTCCAGCAGGCCCGAAAACATCCCACCAAA aGAGTTTGTGTTTCAGCACCCGAAGCAGCAGCGTTCCCTCAGCATCAGGAAGacggaggtgatgaagaggggACTCTTTTCCTCCGATGTTCTCCTCGTCCTCGGCCCGTCACTGCTGGCTTCACACCTGCTCACGCTCGGAGTCGG AATCTACATCGGAAAGCGACTGGCTGCTTCCACATCCAGCACGCTGTGA